One genomic segment of Drosophila melanogaster chromosome 3R includes these proteins:
- the HP1e gene encoding heterochromatin protein 1e produces MDSDADGGETVSNFSENSTDFEETEEYIVERILDRRHYMGQLQYLVKWLDYSDEDNTWESAADLDCHSLIDSIESQKSLKRGQELNNQYETKAKRLKIDPCLVVDSPFNHGFTAQEILKGAKNNGEISFLIRFWHLDQPQVVPSGIAYVEIPQMVLKFYENHCNFHDYLNNYIS; encoded by the coding sequence atggatTCAGATGCCGATGGTGGCGAGACCGTTTCGAATTTCTCTGAAAATTCGACGGATTTTGAAGAAACTGAGGAGTATATTGTAGAGAGGATTTTGGATCGAAGGCATTATATGGGCCAATTACAATACTTGGTCAAATGGCTGGATTATAGCGATGAAGATAATACCTGGGAATCGGCAGCAGATCTCGATTGCCATTCACTTATTGATTCGATTGAATCACAAAAAAGTCTGAAGAGGGGTCAAGAGCTGAATAATCAATATGAAACTAAAGCTAAACGACTGAAAATCGATCCATGTCTAGTAGTAGATAGTCCTTTTAATCATGGTTTCACTGCACAAGAGATTCTAAAAGGCGCTAAAAACAATGGTGAAATATCGTTTTTAATTAGGTTTTGGCATCTCGATCAACCACAAGTGGTGCCAAGTGGAATTGCATATGTGGAAATACCGCAGATGGTTCTGAAATTCTATGAAAATCATTGCAATTTTCAcgattatttaaataattatatatcaTGA